A window of Azospirillum lipoferum 4B contains these coding sequences:
- a CDS encoding MBL fold metallo-hydrolase, with protein MQTIALGAFTVTRIEEMLTPGFDPGFLFPAYDEAILTRNPDLAEPNFLDPTSRRLMSSMHSWLIRTDRHVILVDTGCGNHKERHMPGFERFHMLDKPYLRHLAEAGVRPEDVTLVINTHLHIDHVGWNTQLVDGRWVPTFPNARYIYGAQEFKHWRSPEGGLVGMPGNGPVMEDSVMPVWEACQVDLIEDGDRILDGLSVELAPGHTAGQMFVRLESGHHAAYFTGDCLHQPMQVCRPDWNSRFCEDQAQAVATRRRLLDHAADRNALVFPAHFGAPHTGYVRRTAEAFRFEPLTDAA; from the coding sequence ATGCAAACCATCGCCCTGGGTGCGTTCACGGTCACGCGGATCGAGGAAATGCTGACGCCGGGTTTCGACCCCGGCTTCCTGTTTCCCGCCTATGACGAGGCGATCCTGACCCGGAACCCCGATCTGGCCGAACCGAACTTCCTAGACCCGACGTCGCGGCGCCTGATGTCGAGCATGCACAGCTGGCTGATCCGCACCGACCGCCATGTGATCCTGGTCGACACCGGCTGCGGCAACCACAAGGAACGCCACATGCCGGGCTTCGAGCGCTTCCACATGCTGGACAAGCCCTATCTGCGCCACCTCGCCGAGGCCGGGGTGCGGCCGGAGGATGTGACGCTGGTCATCAACACCCACCTGCACATCGACCATGTCGGCTGGAACACGCAGCTGGTCGACGGGCGCTGGGTCCCGACCTTCCCCAATGCCCGCTACATCTACGGCGCGCAGGAATTCAAGCACTGGCGCAGCCCCGAAGGCGGTCTGGTCGGCATGCCCGGCAACGGCCCGGTGATGGAGGACAGCGTCATGCCGGTGTGGGAAGCCTGTCAGGTGGACCTGATCGAGGACGGCGACCGCATCCTCGACGGGCTGTCGGTGGAACTGGCGCCCGGCCACACCGCCGGGCAGATGTTCGTCCGCTTGGAGTCCGGCCACCACGCCGCCTACTTCACCGGCGACTGCCTGCACCAGCCGATGCAGGTGTGCCGTCCCGACTGGAACAGCCGCTTCTGCGAAGACCAGGCGCAGGCGGTAGCGACCCGCCGCCGGCTGCTGGACCATGCCGCCGACCGCAATGCCCTGGTCTTCCCGGCACATTTCGGCGCTCCCCACACCGGCTATGTGCGCCGGACGGCCGAGGCTTTCCGGTTCGAGCCGCTCACCGACGCTGCCTGA
- a CDS encoding FAD-binding oxidoreductase has translation MSIAALEGTATLLDALRAALGADGLLDDEKSRNFYANDVFWQPGIPPLAIALPRDRDQVAAAIRAAHEAGVAVVPRGGGMSYTKGYLPKRPDSVVIDSRRLNRIVELDTDSLYVTVETGCTWAALNEALEGTGLRTGYWGPLSGINATIGGALSQNSAFFGSALHGTVAESVLGVTVVLADGRTVTTGSGGRVGTKPFTRSGGPDLTGLFLGDNGAMGFKVAATLRLHRRPDHSDFLSFGFATMQAMAAAQVEMARARCVSEGFGIDRTKVEHSASVNKLSDGLKTLGNVAKAGKSLFQGAKEALSVATAGTAFLKDHNFTLHLVVEGRSETQLREAMQTVREIGARHGKEIENSVPKVMRSKPFGPVRGMLGREGQRWVPIHAIFPLGDADMVVAANDAFFAEKRGFMEQHGIIYSVMTMTVGNDFFLEPAFYWTDEITPLHAASLGEDVVKPWRDRPANPAARNAVAELRRATQELYCGLGGVSWQVARDYPFREIMTPETWSLLEGVKRAVDPQGLMNPGSLSLGG, from the coding sequence ATGAGCATCGCCGCCCTCGAAGGCACGGCCACCCTGCTCGACGCCCTGCGCGCCGCACTCGGCGCCGACGGCCTGCTGGATGACGAGAAGAGCCGCAATTTCTACGCAAATGACGTGTTCTGGCAGCCGGGCATCCCGCCGCTCGCCATCGCCCTGCCGCGCGACCGCGATCAGGTCGCCGCCGCCATCCGCGCCGCCCATGAGGCCGGCGTGGCGGTGGTGCCGCGCGGCGGCGGCATGTCCTACACCAAGGGCTATCTGCCCAAGCGGCCGGACTCTGTCGTCATCGACAGCCGCCGGCTGAACCGCATCGTCGAACTCGACACCGACAGCCTCTATGTGACGGTGGAGACCGGCTGCACCTGGGCCGCGCTGAACGAGGCGCTGGAGGGCACGGGCCTGCGCACCGGCTATTGGGGACCGCTGTCGGGCATCAATGCCACCATCGGCGGCGCCCTGTCGCAGAACAGCGCCTTCTTCGGCTCCGCCCTGCACGGCACCGTGGCGGAAAGCGTGCTGGGCGTCACCGTGGTGCTGGCCGACGGGCGCACCGTCACCACCGGATCGGGCGGGCGCGTCGGGACCAAGCCCTTCACCCGCTCCGGCGGCCCCGACCTGACCGGCCTGTTCCTGGGCGACAACGGCGCCATGGGCTTCAAGGTGGCGGCGACGCTGCGGCTGCACCGCCGGCCGGACCACAGCGATTTCCTGTCCTTCGGCTTCGCCACCATGCAGGCGATGGCCGCCGCCCAGGTGGAGATGGCGCGGGCGCGCTGCGTCTCCGAAGGCTTCGGCATCGACCGCACCAAGGTCGAGCATTCGGCCAGCGTCAACAAGCTGTCGGACGGGCTGAAGACTCTGGGCAACGTGGCGAAGGCCGGCAAGTCGCTGTTCCAGGGCGCCAAGGAGGCGCTGAGCGTCGCCACCGCCGGCACCGCCTTCCTCAAGGACCACAACTTCACCCTCCATCTGGTGGTGGAGGGGCGCAGCGAGACCCAGCTGCGCGAGGCGATGCAGACGGTGCGCGAGATCGGCGCCCGCCATGGCAAGGAGATCGAGAACAGCGTCCCGAAGGTCATGCGCTCCAAGCCCTTCGGTCCGGTTCGCGGCATGCTGGGGCGCGAGGGCCAGCGCTGGGTACCGATCCACGCCATCTTCCCGCTGGGCGACGCCGACATGGTGGTCGCCGCCAACGACGCCTTCTTCGCGGAGAAGCGCGGCTTCATGGAGCAGCACGGCATCATCTATTCGGTGATGACGATGACGGTCGGCAACGACTTCTTCCTGGAGCCGGCCTTCTACTGGACCGACGAGATCACGCCGCTGCACGCCGCCAGCCTGGGCGAGGACGTGGTGAAGCCCTGGCGCGACCGCCCGGCCAACCCGGCCGCGCGCAACGCGGTGGCGGAACTGCGCCGTGCGACGCAGGAGCTGTACTGCGGCCTGGGCGGCGTCAGCTGGCAGGTCGCCCGCGACTATCCGTTCCGCGAGATCATGACCCCCGAAACCTGGTCGCTGCTGGAAGGCGTCAAGCGCGCCGTCGATCCGCAGGGGCTGATGAATCCCGGCTCCCTCAGCCTCGGCGGCTGA
- a CDS encoding 3-isopropylmalate dehydratase large subunit, which produces MGYTITEKILARAAGLPAVHAGQDIKAKPDFVLAYDFPGYTDVYFKTMKEDFGIERVAEPERFGIFIDHMVPTATAKEEELHINTRNWCAENDVPLYERHGIGHQVAAEVGYATPGAFVVHFDGHVSQLGTFGTLAIGLRRNVMEAFVSDTVSIRVPDTVRMNLRGSLRPGVMARDVFHHLVRRLGPSSCRFQVLELGGPSVAAMSTEGLQTITGLAMFTGALTAIVNPDPVRLDYALPRARKKLEPVSSDPDARYSAVHDIDLSDLEPIVVVPPTPADTRDLTEFLGLEINAGYLGSCASGRLEDLRAAAKVLEGRRVKTGVSLHIVPTSQELMAAAAREGLVSTLVEAGAFVSSPSCDYCFGRIATMTAGQRAVSTGTLNVRGRMGSPDSEIYLCNAAVVAASAIEGRIADPRPYL; this is translated from the coding sequence ATGGGCTATACCATCACCGAGAAGATCCTGGCACGCGCGGCGGGGCTGCCCGCGGTGCACGCTGGACAGGACATCAAGGCGAAGCCGGACTTCGTGCTGGCCTACGACTTCCCCGGCTACACCGACGTCTATTTCAAGACGATGAAGGAGGATTTCGGCATCGAGCGGGTGGCCGAGCCGGAACGCTTCGGCATCTTCATCGACCACATGGTGCCGACCGCCACCGCCAAGGAGGAAGAGCTTCACATCAACACCCGCAACTGGTGCGCGGAGAACGATGTGCCGCTGTATGAGCGGCACGGCATCGGCCATCAGGTGGCGGCGGAGGTCGGCTATGCGACGCCCGGCGCCTTCGTCGTCCATTTCGACGGCCATGTCAGCCAGCTCGGCACCTTCGGCACGCTCGCCATCGGGCTGCGCCGCAACGTGATGGAGGCCTTCGTCAGCGACACCGTGTCGATCCGCGTGCCCGACACCGTGCGGATGAACCTGCGCGGCAGTTTGCGGCCCGGCGTGATGGCGCGCGACGTCTTCCACCATCTGGTGCGCCGGCTGGGGCCGAGTTCCTGCCGCTTCCAGGTGCTGGAACTGGGCGGGCCATCGGTGGCGGCGATGTCGACGGAGGGGCTGCAGACCATCACCGGGCTCGCCATGTTCACCGGCGCGCTGACCGCCATCGTCAATCCCGATCCGGTGCGGCTCGACTACGCCTTGCCGCGCGCCCGGAAGAAGCTGGAGCCGGTTTCGAGCGATCCGGACGCGCGCTATTCCGCCGTTCACGACATCGACCTGTCCGACCTGGAGCCCATCGTCGTCGTGCCCCCGACCCCGGCGGACACCCGCGACCTGACCGAGTTCCTGGGGCTTGAGATCAATGCCGGCTATCTCGGATCCTGTGCATCGGGCCGGCTGGAGGATCTGCGGGCGGCGGCCAAGGTGCTGGAAGGCCGGCGGGTCAAGACCGGCGTGTCGCTGCACATCGTGCCGACCAGCCAGGAACTGATGGCGGCGGCGGCGCGCGAAGGGCTGGTGTCCACGCTTGTGGAGGCCGGAGCCTTCGTCTCCTCCCCCAGCTGCGATTACTGCTTCGGCCGCATCGCGACGATGACGGCGGGCCAGCGCGCGGTGTCCACCGGCACGCTGAACGTCCGCGGCCGGATGGGCAGCCCGGATTCCGAGATTTACCTGTGCAACGCCGCGGTGGTCGCCGCCTCCGCCATCGAGGGCCGGATCGCCGATCCGCGCCCGTACCTGTGA
- a CDS encoding 3-isopropylmalate dehydratase, with protein sequence MTMPIMRGRVAFIFDEINFDVDQIVGVKNIKITDVAELAQLAMHSYDPDFAKSVRPGDLLVGADNFGYGHPHYPPMKAMRHLGIAGVIAESFSPGYWRGEVSMGFPQVSCPGILGFVRRWDEIEVDWTAGVVRNHSQGTEIPYEPLPQADAEMIEAGGLVPFLKRQAAQQREQKDHAHVSGL encoded by the coding sequence ATGACAATGCCGATCATGCGGGGCCGCGTCGCCTTCATCTTCGACGAGATCAACTTCGACGTCGACCAGATCGTCGGCGTCAAGAACATCAAGATCACCGATGTGGCCGAACTGGCGCAGCTCGCCATGCACAGCTACGATCCCGATTTCGCCAAGTCGGTGCGGCCGGGCGACCTGCTGGTCGGTGCCGACAATTTCGGCTACGGCCACCCGCACTACCCGCCGATGAAGGCGATGCGCCATCTCGGCATCGCCGGGGTAATCGCGGAATCCTTCTCCCCCGGCTATTGGCGCGGCGAGGTCAGCATGGGATTCCCCCAGGTCAGCTGCCCCGGAATCCTCGGCTTCGTCCGGCGCTGGGACGAGATCGAGGTCGATTGGACGGCGGGCGTGGTCCGCAACCACAGTCAAGGCACCGAAATTCCCTATGAGCCGCTGCCGCAGGCGGATGCCGAGATGATCGAGGCCGGCGGCCTCGTCCCCTTCCTGAAGCGGCAGGCGGCCCAGCAACGCGAACAAAAGGACCATGCTCATGTCTCGGGGCTCTGA
- a CDS encoding isocitrate lyase/PEP mutase family protein — MSRGSEFRNRVLAQKTVWSAGAYDALSARFIEAAGFDALMTSGFGVSASFLGQPDAELYTMSENLTVVRNVVSAVNVPVIADIDTGYGNAINVMRTIREFEASGVSAVIMEDQVAPKRCPICVGGVEVIPMDEGVAKIQAAVEARRDPNMLIIARTDVVDPAAAMERGRAYVAAGADMIQPISKCFKDIDGLRAMREAVGMPLSLQLLGWLEKLSADEVEEVAGMATYALVPLMTVASALKENLAALAERRSTSGLPRPVTGHNSFIDFIGFPQIEELQKRYLKTA; from the coding sequence ATGTCTCGGGGCTCTGAATTCCGCAACCGCGTGCTGGCTCAGAAGACCGTCTGGTCGGCCGGCGCCTATGACGCCCTGTCGGCCCGCTTCATCGAGGCGGCCGGCTTCGACGCGCTGATGACCTCGGGCTTCGGCGTCTCCGCCTCCTTCCTCGGCCAGCCGGATGCCGAGCTGTACACCATGTCGGAAAACCTGACGGTGGTCCGCAACGTGGTATCGGCGGTCAACGTCCCGGTCATCGCCGACATCGACACCGGATATGGCAACGCCATCAACGTGATGCGCACGATCCGCGAGTTCGAGGCGTCGGGCGTTTCCGCCGTCATCATGGAGGACCAGGTCGCGCCCAAGCGCTGCCCGATCTGCGTCGGCGGGGTCGAAGTGATCCCGATGGACGAGGGCGTCGCCAAGATCCAGGCGGCGGTGGAGGCCCGGCGCGATCCCAACATGCTGATCATCGCCCGCACCGACGTGGTCGATCCGGCCGCCGCCATGGAGCGCGGACGCGCCTATGTCGCGGCCGGCGCCGACATGATCCAGCCGATCAGCAAGTGCTTCAAGGACATCGACGGCTTGCGCGCCATGCGCGAGGCGGTCGGCATGCCGCTGTCGCTGCAGCTTCTCGGCTGGCTGGAAAAGCTGTCGGCGGACGAGGTGGAGGAGGTGGCCGGCATGGCGACCTACGCGCTGGTGCCGCTGATGACCGTCGCCTCGGCGCTGAAGGAGAATCTGGCCGCGCTTGCGGAACGCCGCTCCACCAGCGGCCTGCCGCGCCCGGTCACCGGCCACAACAGCTTCATCGACTTCATCGGCTTCCCGCAGATCGAGGAACTGCAGAAGCGCTACCTGAAGACCGCCTGA
- a CDS encoding ABC transporter substrate-binding protein, producing the protein MFGRRTLLAAAAALALAIPVAGTTGVQAQQPPVRIALIGPMSGTGAFEGQLGLEGAQAMAAVINAKGGVAGGRKIELLTYDDKGSPEDGVSAAKRAMEQDNVDMIVGGWFSAVALSMKEVTRDKIITVMTSSQHPKVTEEGHKYLFRLNATSAMMSEFYSKAICERIKPKSIAFMNVNDDWGRLELDNYTKLLTGCGIEVKGHEFYNRTDTDFTTALTKLKSLNADAIYVAAINTSQGATIYRQIKQTGYRGKVIASAGNMNPKLVELSGNSLEQVYSASPFTEDGAAPSLKPWLEQYRKSYKNEPSFIAALGAQAVQTLAFGVDAAGGDPRAYDKIAAALKSQEVPTVMGDLRFSDKGQASQSIHLVQVQKKQIVSVRD; encoded by the coding sequence ATGTTCGGTAGGCGCACTCTCCTTGCCGCCGCGGCGGCCCTGGCCCTGGCCATCCCCGTCGCCGGGACCACCGGCGTTCAGGCGCAGCAGCCCCCGGTCCGCATCGCCCTCATCGGACCGATGAGCGGCACCGGCGCCTTCGAAGGCCAGCTCGGCCTGGAAGGCGCGCAGGCGATGGCCGCGGTCATCAACGCCAAGGGCGGCGTGGCCGGCGGACGCAAGATCGAGCTGCTGACCTACGACGACAAGGGCTCCCCCGAGGACGGCGTCAGCGCCGCCAAGCGCGCCATGGAGCAGGACAACGTCGACATGATCGTCGGTGGCTGGTTCAGCGCCGTCGCCCTGTCGATGAAGGAGGTGACGCGCGACAAGATCATCACCGTCATGACCAGCTCGCAGCACCCGAAGGTGACGGAGGAGGGGCACAAGTACCTGTTCCGCCTGAACGCCACCTCGGCCATGATGTCGGAGTTCTATTCCAAGGCGATCTGCGAGCGCATCAAGCCCAAGTCCATCGCCTTCATGAACGTCAACGACGACTGGGGCCGTCTGGAGCTGGACAACTATACCAAGCTGCTGACCGGCTGCGGCATCGAGGTGAAGGGCCACGAGTTCTACAACCGCACCGACACGGACTTCACCACCGCCCTGACCAAGCTGAAGTCGCTGAACGCCGACGCGATCTATGTCGCGGCGATCAACACCTCGCAGGGTGCGACGATCTACCGGCAGATCAAGCAGACCGGCTACCGCGGCAAGGTCATCGCGTCTGCCGGCAACATGAACCCGAAGCTGGTGGAGCTGTCCGGCAACTCGCTGGAACAGGTCTATTCCGCCTCGCCCTTCACCGAGGACGGCGCCGCCCCGTCGCTGAAGCCGTGGCTGGAGCAGTACCGCAAGTCCTACAAGAACGAGCCGTCCTTCATCGCCGCCCTCGGCGCCCAGGCGGTCCAGACCCTTGCCTTCGGCGTCGATGCCGCCGGCGGCGACCCGCGTGCCTACGACAAGATCGCAGCCGCCCTGAAGTCGCAGGAAGTGCCGACGGTGATGGGGGACCTGCGCTTCTCCGACAAGGGCCAGGCGAGCCAGTCGATCCATCTGGTGCAGGTCCAGAAGAAGCAGATCGTCAGCGTCCGGGACTGA
- a CDS encoding branched-chain amino acid ABC transporter permease, which produces MDFTVFAQQIANGLVNGMAYVLIATGLTLVFGVLRIVNFAHGEFYMLGAYITYFIGTLLGLDYIAAAAISAVVVAGLGIAANKLIFWPLRRDHEFTILLSSLGLALLIANGGELLFGADPKYVESPFADEILDIGTVTLTQQRVLVFAAAVVALVAVYLFIRYSRFGKMMRATAQNPDGAALTGINIKLVHAYTFALACGLAALSGALVGPTVMIFPTIGNWAVLKGFIVVIMGGLGSVTGALFAGLLLGVIESLGGGYISLGFMEAIGYAMIIAVLLWRPNGLFSTARGLR; this is translated from the coding sequence ATGGATTTCACCGTCTTCGCCCAGCAGATCGCGAACGGCCTGGTCAACGGGATGGCCTATGTGCTCATCGCCACCGGGCTGACGCTGGTCTTCGGGGTGCTGCGCATCGTGAATTTCGCCCATGGCGAGTTCTACATGCTCGGCGCCTACATCACCTATTTCATCGGCACCCTGCTCGGGCTCGACTACATCGCGGCGGCGGCGATCTCGGCGGTGGTGGTGGCGGGGCTCGGCATCGCCGCCAACAAGCTGATCTTCTGGCCGCTGCGCCGCGACCATGAATTCACCATCCTGCTGTCCAGCCTGGGCCTCGCCCTGCTGATCGCCAACGGCGGCGAGCTGCTGTTCGGCGCCGATCCCAAATATGTCGAAAGCCCCTTCGCCGACGAGATTCTGGACATCGGCACGGTGACGCTGACCCAGCAGCGCGTGCTGGTCTTCGCCGCCGCGGTGGTGGCGCTGGTCGCGGTCTATCTGTTCATCCGCTATTCGCGCTTCGGCAAGATGATGCGGGCGACGGCGCAGAATCCGGACGGCGCGGCGCTGACCGGCATCAACATCAAGCTGGTCCACGCCTACACCTTCGCGCTGGCCTGCGGGCTGGCGGCGCTGTCGGGCGCGCTGGTCGGCCCCACCGTGATGATCTTCCCGACCATCGGCAACTGGGCGGTGCTGAAGGGCTTCATCGTCGTCATCATGGGCGGTCTGGGCAGCGTCACCGGCGCCCTGTTCGCCGGCCTGCTGCTGGGCGTTATCGAATCGCTGGGCGGCGGCTACATCTCCCTCGGCTTCATGGAGGCCATCGGCTACGCGATGATCATCGCGGTCCTGCTGTGGCGCCCCAACGGCCTGTTCAGCACGGCAAGAGGTCTGCGATGA
- a CDS encoding branched-chain amino acid ABC transporter permease: MNTNSHGQTLAIAGGVAALAVLPFLSGNAYLEHLLVLWMLYALLALSLNIVIGYLGELTFGHAAFVGVGAYTSAILSTQFGLPPLLGLPLAGLVAAGFGLVIGYAALRVVGPQFAILTLGFGAILFTITNHWVDLTRGPMGITDIPPMAIGQLAFDSARPTYYLVLALVLATAYLCHALVSSRTGRAFLAVRENAPLAASLGINVFHTKLLGFVAATAIAGIGGAIYAHYIRVITPDIMGVHNVAALIIVVIIGGRGTILGPILGALVYIGLLESLRVAGPLRMVIFAALLTGTVVFLPGGLVSLWQRWRNSHRSENTQPATPAGLPPTGLPSAEGGAK, encoded by the coding sequence ATGAACACCAACTCCCACGGCCAGACCCTGGCGATTGCGGGCGGCGTGGCGGCGCTGGCCGTCCTGCCCTTCCTGTCCGGCAACGCCTATCTGGAACATCTGCTGGTGCTGTGGATGCTGTATGCGCTGCTGGCGCTCAGCCTTAACATCGTCATCGGCTATCTGGGCGAGCTCACCTTCGGCCATGCCGCCTTCGTCGGCGTCGGCGCCTACACCTCCGCCATCCTCTCCACGCAGTTCGGCCTGCCGCCGCTGCTGGGGCTGCCGCTGGCCGGTCTGGTGGCGGCGGGGTTCGGGCTGGTGATCGGCTATGCCGCCCTGCGGGTGGTCGGGCCGCAGTTCGCCATCCTGACGCTGGGCTTCGGCGCCATCCTGTTCACCATCACCAACCATTGGGTCGACCTGACGCGCGGGCCCATGGGCATCACCGACATCCCGCCGATGGCGATCGGACAGCTGGCCTTCGACAGCGCCCGCCCGACCTACTACCTCGTGCTGGCGCTGGTTCTGGCGACGGCCTATCTCTGCCATGCCCTGGTCAGCAGCCGCACCGGACGCGCCTTCCTGGCAGTGCGGGAGAATGCGCCGCTGGCCGCCTCGCTCGGCATCAACGTCTTCCATACGAAGCTGCTGGGCTTCGTCGCCGCCACCGCCATCGCCGGCATCGGCGGCGCCATCTACGCCCATTACATCCGGGTCATCACCCCCGACATCATGGGCGTCCACAATGTGGCGGCGCTGATCATCGTGGTGATCATCGGCGGGCGCGGGACCATCCTGGGGCCGATCCTGGGCGCGCTGGTCTATATCGGCCTGCTGGAATCGCTGCGCGTCGCCGGTCCGCTGCGCATGGTCATCTTCGCGGCCCTGCTGACCGGCACCGTCGTCTTCCTGCCGGGCGGGCTGGTCAGCCTGTGGCAGCGCTGGCGCAACAGCCACAGGTCGGAGAACACCCAGCCGGCCACCCCCGCCGGATTGCCCCCCACCGGTTTACCGAGCGCAGAGGGAGGTGCGAAATGA
- a CDS encoding ABC transporter ATP-binding protein, whose translation MRATANAGEILSVSNLTRIFGGLTAVRDVTMTVQAGEVVGLIGPNGAGKTTLFNMLGGSLPPSSGSIRFDGTDCTGAPSHVMGQRGVSRTFQITSLFPSLTALDNVRSAAYRTTRAGWGAAILRNAAYRWEEAELRRKALEILAFCDLDHRTDTLADSMSYGEQRRLEIAIALAAEPRLLLLDEPAAGMNPEEGQRLVEMIRRIRARGVTVLLVEHHMRVVASVCDRLVVLDHGVKIAEGPPAHVLNDAEVIRVYLGREPVDA comes from the coding sequence ATGAGGGCCACCGCCAACGCAGGAGAGATCCTGTCCGTCAGCAACCTGACCCGCATCTTCGGCGGGCTGACCGCGGTGCGCGACGTCACCATGACGGTGCAGGCCGGCGAGGTGGTCGGCCTGATCGGACCGAACGGCGCCGGCAAGACGACGCTGTTCAACATGCTTGGCGGCTCGCTGCCGCCGTCCTCGGGCAGCATCCGCTTCGACGGCACCGACTGCACCGGCGCGCCGTCGCACGTCATGGGCCAGCGCGGCGTGTCACGCACCTTCCAGATCACCAGCCTGTTCCCCAGCCTGACCGCGCTCGACAATGTGCGCAGCGCCGCCTACCGCACCACGCGGGCCGGCTGGGGTGCCGCCATCCTGCGCAACGCCGCCTATCGCTGGGAAGAGGCGGAGCTGCGGCGCAAAGCGCTGGAGATCCTGGCCTTCTGCGATCTCGACCACCGCACCGACACGCTGGCGGACTCCATGTCCTACGGCGAGCAGCGCCGGCTGGAGATCGCCATCGCGCTCGCCGCCGAACCGCGCCTGCTTTTGCTGGACGAGCCTGCCGCCGGCATGAACCCGGAGGAAGGCCAGCGGTTGGTGGAGATGATCCGCCGCATCCGCGCCCGCGGCGTCACCGTGCTGCTGGTGGAACATCACATGCGCGTGGTCGCCAGCGTCTGCGACCGGCTGGTGGTGCTGGACCATGGAGTGAAGATCGCCGAGGGGCCGCCGGCCCATGTGCTGAACGACGCGGAAGTGATCCGAGTGTATCTGGGACGGGAGCCGGTCGATGCTTAA
- a CDS encoding ABC transporter ATP-binding protein yields the protein MLKVEGLKVSYGHREAVHNVFLTVEEGELVTLVGSNGAGKTTTLKAISALLRPSGGTITFDGERIDRMAPHQVIERGLVHVPEGRQLFPDMTVLEHLELGALRGRPGSMGFAERLRWVYELFPILAERRTQRAGTMSGGQQQLVAFGRGLMANPKCLMLDEPTLGLAPIIVDTLADTIKSLHKSGITVLLVEQRVDLALRLADRAYVLETGRVVMEDAAQTLLADPRIKTAYLGL from the coding sequence ATGCTTAAGGTCGAAGGTCTGAAGGTCAGCTACGGCCACCGCGAGGCGGTCCACAACGTCTTCCTGACCGTTGAGGAAGGGGAACTGGTCACGCTGGTCGGCTCCAACGGCGCCGGCAAGACGACGACGCTGAAGGCGATCTCCGCCCTGCTGCGGCCGAGCGGCGGAACCATCACCTTCGACGGCGAGCGGATCGACCGCATGGCGCCGCATCAGGTGATCGAACGCGGGCTGGTCCATGTGCCGGAAGGCCGCCAGCTTTTCCCCGACATGACGGTGCTGGAACATCTGGAGCTGGGCGCGCTCCGCGGCCGGCCGGGCAGCATGGGCTTCGCCGAGCGGCTGCGCTGGGTCTACGAGCTGTTCCCCATCCTGGCCGAACGCCGCACCCAGCGCGCCGGCACCATGAGCGGTGGCCAGCAGCAGCTTGTCGCCTTCGGGCGCGGCCTGATGGCCAACCCGAAATGCCTGATGCTGGACGAACCGACGCTGGGGCTGGCGCCGATCATCGTCGACACGCTGGCCGATACGATCAAAAGCCTGCACAAGTCCGGCATCACCGTCCTGCTGGTCGAGCAACGGGTCGATCTGGCGCTGCGGCTGGCCGACCGGGCCTATGTGCTGGAAACCGGACGGGTGGTGATGGAGGATGCGGCGCAGACCCTGCTGGCCGATCCGCGCATCAAGACCGCCTATCTGGGGCTGTGA
- a CDS encoding siderophore-interacting protein, protein MSSKHSCDLRWVEVVAVSTLTPRMRRIVLGGPALEGFTLKPGVLAPHIGLVVPAGGGGAGAPPRIYSVRRFDAAAGTLEVNFVLHGAGVASGWAARARPGERVGISVSGGIAMKPAGRYVVAGDHAALPGIAHLLENLPADASAEVFVEVPGPAEQQELTSRAATSVTWFHRDRGSAPGPSPLPAAVMAAAPAGMQGLAVWSGTEHGTAQRIRGHVRQTLRLPADSCSVVAYWKASVAQGGFEHYG, encoded by the coding sequence TTGAGCAGCAAACATTCCTGTGATCTTCGGTGGGTGGAGGTGGTCGCCGTCTCCACCCTGACGCCGCGCATGCGCCGCATCGTTCTCGGCGGTCCGGCGCTGGAGGGGTTCACGCTGAAACCCGGTGTCCTGGCCCCGCACATCGGTCTGGTGGTTCCGGCGGGGGGCGGCGGCGCCGGGGCGCCTCCGCGCATCTACTCGGTGCGGCGCTTCGATGCCGCCGCCGGCACGCTGGAGGTGAATTTCGTGCTGCACGGCGCCGGGGTGGCGTCGGGATGGGCCGCCCGCGCGCGGCCGGGGGAGAGGGTGGGGATCTCGGTCTCCGGCGGAATCGCCATGAAGCCGGCAGGCCGCTATGTGGTGGCCGGCGACCATGCGGCGCTGCCGGGCATCGCCCATCTGCTGGAAAACCTGCCGGCCGATGCCTCGGCCGAGGTGTTCGTCGAGGTGCCGGGACCGGCCGAACAGCAGGAACTGACATCGAGGGCCGCAACCTCTGTCACATGGTTCCACCGGGACCGTGGTTCGGCGCCCGGCCCCTCGCCCCTGCCGGCCGCGGTGATGGCGGCGGCACCGGCCGGAATGCAGGGGCTGGCGGTGTGGAGCGGCACGGAGCATGGCACCGCCCAGCGCATCCGCGGCCATGTCCGCCAGACGCTTCGCCTTCCGGCCGATTCCTGTTCGGTCGTCGCCTATTGGAAGGCCAGCGTCGCCCAAGGCGGCTTCGAGCATTACGGCTGA